In Leopardus geoffroyi isolate Oge1 chromosome D1, O.geoffroyi_Oge1_pat1.0, whole genome shotgun sequence, the genomic stretch TCACAATGAAAACTCACATAGATATTGCCCTCAACGTGTTAGTTTTCTCCAACAAAACGGTGTGAGCCATTTTATTTAGAACTTAATGAGTATTGGACACTGTgtgaaaggaatttttatatcTCATGTTTTGAAAATCTAAACTGATCCTGTTTTTAgatcagtgaaaatattctgtatgatattacGATGATGGATGTCTGTGATTAATGTTTATCCAAACCATAGAATGTaccacaccaagagtgaaccttggggtaaactgtggactctgggtgataaGGATGTGTCACAGTAGGCTCCTCAGTTCCGAGAAATGTGCCATTCTGGAgggagatgttgataatggcAGGGGTGATATTTGTGTGGGGGGCTAGGGACCACATGGAGAATCTCTGTACCTGTGTGTTGGTGTTGCTGTGAATCTAACACTGCTCTACAAAACTAAAGTCTTAACACCAAGAACAAAgtcaaaagcaacaacaacaaaatgatcCTATTAAAGCTGAGAGGAGTTGTGTGATTTTGctgcctcctccccgccccccacagagACAGCTGAGAGGGAGCCCATCTGCTCCTTCtctgagaggggaagggacaggtcTGGAGTCACCATTGAATCATACTTGGGATGCCTGCTGGGCCAATCTTCTTTGTGTTGGGGCCACAGTGGATTCACCTGTATGTTCTCCATTGGGTTTCTAAGTGCAGGGGATACAAAAATGGATTTCTTCGGTCTTGGTTTCTTCTTGGTTTCTTCAGATGGTTTCTTCAGCAACCCTGACATCTTGAAGGGAGAAGGCACCTCATTCCAGATAAGCCCAAATCCAACTAGACTAAACTTAGAAAAACCAGATGATTAAATTTTGATAAACAGCTGAATGATTCTGTTCTTAGGTGCTgaataaatcttaataaaatcAGCTCTCATATCTTGTATATCCTCAAATCTCATACTTGACTGCAAAACCATGTTCAAATTTCATAATGTGGTTTCCATGGCCTTTGGCAGAGAGGAAACCTTACTTTTCCAAGTTTTTCTGCTGTGACACTAGAATCAGTCTAAACCATCGGTTTCATATCGATCTTCTCTATTTGTCCTATGATCTCTATTAAAACTTTGGTTGGTTTCTTTCATGTCAAATGCTCTCACCCCTCTGATTTTCATATCTTTGGATCACAAACTCTTTACAACCAAgggtatattttatttctactctcaTGTCATCATGGGTCACATATAGGGAAACTGTTTGCACTTTGTATTtggtttttagtatttatttatttatttattttaacatttattcatttttgaaagacagagagagacagagtgctaatgggaggggcagagagagagggagacacagaatttgaagcaggctctaggctctaagctgtcagcacagagcccaatgcggggcttgaactcaccaaccgtgagatcatgacctgagccagagtcgggtgctcaaccaactgagccacccaggcgcccctgttttttagtatttatgaACGATGTTTGGAGTTGCCATTCCCAGCTTCTGATCACCGCGAGCAAATTAGCAGGAACCACAGTGCCGAGATGATTTCAGCCACTGGGGGAAGGAAACTAGTGTGAAAAACAGTGGTACAGATGTAGTGTTGCATCTACATGTGTCTTAAAACTCAAAAGTCATTAAGAACAAGTATTCTGCCCGTTCTTTACAATAAaagaatccaggggcgcctgggtggtgcagtcggttaagcgtctgacttcagccaggtcacgatctcgccgtccgtgagttcgagccccgcgtcgggctctgggctgatggctcagagcctggagcctgtttccgattctgtgtctccctctctctctgcccctcccccgttcatgctctgtctctctctgtcccaaaaataaataaacgttgaaaaaaaaaaaaagaatccagataATTGGGATTCaatatttcaaatgaaagatAACTATGGAATTATGAGAGAAGTGCATAGatagtgtaattttaaaatgttggaaaaaaaagctaaatgagAATGGGGAAATTGGTAGcttgtaataagaaaaataaaaaaaaaagtcacagaaaagggaaaaaataaaatcagaataggGAAAGTAGCAGAGGCTGGGACTTACACAATTCTCACTTATTACATGCTGGGTCTTTTTCTCAGTTCATCTGCAGAGTAACCCTGGTTATGTTTAAAAGTGGCTTTCCCAAGGTAGTAAATAgcggagctgggatttgaacccaagacaTCTGACTGCAGCAACCGTGTCATTGAATAAAAAAACGCAGTTATTTTTCTAGATGAATAGCCATCCCAGATAAAATATCATGATTGCAAAATACGAACTGAACAAAGATAAAGCATTCTCAAAAGAACActattttcatgaaaattgtGGCAACAATGTAAAATGTGGTTGGGGTcaaaaatgtatatgcatattttaatacaattttttctGTTAACAAAATGAGAGAATCAGATCCTgtcaaaacaaaacctttttgttTGTCGTCATGTTCATCAGCTTTCCTGCAAAATCATCAACCTTGAAATATTGACCATATTTTTACACAGTAAAAAGATGTagaaatacacacatatgtaaatatactGATAGGATCTTTCTTAAATGGCATAGAAGAAACCAAAAGTAGTTATTTCTGGAGAGTAGGATTATAGATTCAATAAACTGGagacaaattttaattttcttctctcattttcctgtGTAATTTGGATAATTAATGTTAATCATGAAttattctataataaaatatagcTAACAAATAGACACAAAATattgagaaacatttttaatgattataaatAGCAATGATAATCTCTAGCTTTGGGATGGCAATATCATACTTGGGATATTACTCTGAGTTGTTATCTATGTGAGTGAAAATTGGAAGCAATATAAATTTCTCAAAGGACAAATGGTCAAAAAGATGCCacttataaaaatttatacaGTGTcacataattaaattaataatgaaaCTAATGAAAAGTATAATAACATGGGAAGAAGTGTTATAATAATTCCAAGTCATAATCAGGACACAAAATGTTATTATATGATGATTTCAATGACAAACTATACGTGCTAGGAACAAGAACTTGAAATAGAACAATCATAACATAGTATGTTGGAATTATGGAATAATATTCAGATGATATTTTTAGAAGTATCCTAACGAATTCAGAGTAAAAAGGAACAACTCGGAGTAAAAACACAATTTAGATTATAGGCATCATTAGGAATTTTATAGCATGTTGAATTCATAGGCCGAGATGCTCAATATTATAATGAGTTAAGTTCAACAGTACAGCCAAGAAGGTAAATGATTTTCCTCAATTATGCCAACCTCAAAGTTGTCCTGACATTTGTCATATAATGCATCAGGGAAGTTGACATTGAACACAAGAGGTGTAAGTAAAAGACTGTGAAAATAGATTTTTGTAAATCATATTTCATCCAAGATATTGACGGGGTCAGAGATGAAGGGGTCAGAGACCCAAAAATGAGTGAACTGAactgagaatattttcatcaagAGGGACTCCTCAACAGTATGAGGGCTTAATTATAGTGGAATAGTGTTTTTCAGAATTCAAAGCATGTAGATAAAATGCGTAACACATgaaatatatgtgtctatatgtgtgcataaaaatatgtttaattcttATGGAAACTCAGGATCAGGTAAGGCAAATATTTGCACTGTATTTTTCATATGAAGGCTAAATGTCCAGCGAgataagtcacttgcccaaggaaAGTTCAAGTGCTGCGGTTTTCTATCTTGGtaggaattgaatttttaaaggacatttaatTTTACCTCCCCAAATGCAAAGGCTTTGATCCAAGGAAGTTAGCTTCTGAATCGACAGATAGATCTGGGAGAGGCTTGGGCATCTGCACATTTACCAAGAGTCATAGAGGATTGAAGGCAGTCAGAGGTAACATAACATGGAGCAAAAGCAAGGCATTCAGAGTTCAGCCCACCGATCTTCCCAAGCTgtcacttcttttcttctctttgcagatTCAGCCCTTGTCCTCAACTGCACCTTACTTTCAGCCAGTAGAATTGCGATGAATAGCAGTGTGACTGAATTCATTCTCTTTGGGTTGACACAGGATGCAGGAAAGCAGAAGGCGATATTTGGGGTCTTCTTGATTCTTTACCTTGCGACACTGTTGGGGAACTTTCTCATTTTGGTGACTATTAAAACAAGCAGGACCCTTGGGAgtcccatgtacttcttcctatTCTATCTGTCGTTTTCTGATGCTTGCCTCTCTACAACCATAGCTCCCAGATTGATTGTGGGTGCCATTACTCAGAAGAATACCATTTCGTACAATGAGTGCATGACTCAGGTCTTTGCAGCCCATTTCTTTGGGTGCTTGGAAATCTTCGTGCTCATCCTCATGGCTTTTGATCGCTACATAGCTATTTGTAAGCCCTTGCGATACACAACCATCATGAGCCAGCATGTCTGCAGTGTGCTGATGATTTTGAGCTGGGTGGGATCCTGTATCCACTCTTCAGCACAAATTTTCCTGGCTTTGAGATTGCCTTTCTGTGGCCCCAACGTGATTGACCACTATTTCTGTGACTTTCAGCCCTTGTTGAAACTTGCCTGTATGGACACTTACGTGATAAATTTGCTACTTGTTTCTAACAGTGGGGCCATATGCACGGTGAGTTTCATAATCCTGCTTATCTCCTATGTTGTCATCTTGTACTCTCTGCGAAACCACAGTGCTGAAGGAAGGCGAAAAGCCCTTTCCACCTGCACCTCCCACTTTATTGTGGTTGTCCTATTTTTTGGTCCATGCATATTCATATACACACGCCCACCCACCACATTTCCAATAGACAAGATGGTGGCTGTGTTTTATACAATTGGGACGCCCTTGCTCAACCCTCTGATCTATACCTTGAGGAATGTTGAAGTGAAAAATGCCATGAAAAAGTTATGGTGTAGCAAAGTATGACTTCTGTTGATACTGGATATTCAGGGATTCTAATGTATATTTCCTTAAGAGCTTGATTTTCCTTCATGGacaggaaaagtaaaattttctcaTTGGGGGAAAAACAATTGAGAAATTTTAATTGTACTCatattgcatatatttatttgtattaatagtgataaatacaaataagtaCATATCCCTTTTTCTGAAAAGAGTGCATTAGAATAGGATTACTTGAAGTTCGTAACCATTTTGAACAACTTAAGCTGGTCCTTAGTTGACATCTGGCCATGTTTTCATGATAATCTCACTTCCTGtacaaatttgtatttgtatttagaAAGAAATGTACTGACTAGTGGCAGCATGATTgtgtagtgtgtgtatgtgtgtgcacacaccaaTTCTTTTTCTCGATTTTATTCTGGTCCTCAAGAACTTGGACATGGAGCTAATCCATATGGAACTGGAACCTAGAAATGGAGGTAGCGGTCTTGACAACCTGGGACTTGCAGAAGATGTTCTGAGAAAATTCTATGGTGGAATCTGTTCCTGAGCCTGACTCACTGGGGCACCTACATGGATGGACCCTCAGACTCCACGAAAAGCTGGAAACCTCACTGAAAACCTGGGCTGTCCCTGGAAAACACTCTCAAAGTTCTGTGAATGGTGGGAGAAGGAGAGTTTTACACTTGGCAGTGATGGGCGGTATCTGCTTTTTGTCAGGCTGTCTGTCCCCATGATCTTCACAGAGAAGAGGCAGTGAGGTGGTTGGCAGCAGGAATATGTGGAGGGATATAGGATAGAAGAGAGGTTAGAGAACAATGCACAACGaacaatgaagagaaagaaaaggtgaggAGAGAAGAAGCTTTGCTCTTTTTATATTTGGAGAACCACTTTTTGGGTATCTGAAcgtttggaggaaaaaaaaatgccatttcagGGTATCTCTATAACATTGACGTAGCTTGGCTTAGCTTTCCTGGCTGTCATGTGTATTTGGGCATCAtgaaaacagtttcttttttgcCTCTGAATAGTGTCTGAAAAATCCAGTTTCAGATTCCCTGGAAGAATCCAGGATGGGAAAGGCTGCCTCAGTGCTTGTCAATTTTGGTCTTTTGGTTTTGTAGGAGGAGGTTTTAAAATCCGTATTTGCATTTTTGAAGATGACGTGATCGAGGCGTGTGATGCATACAGCACCACACCGCAACACGATCTCATAATTAAGTACCGTCATGTGATTCTATTTCAGTATCTGAGTTTATAATTCCCATCAAGTTGGCACCAAGAAGTATTACTTTAAGTGATATAGGCTAATGAGAAAAGAATCCAATGAACGTCATGAGTATGTGAAACATTTCTACCAACTGAAGACCAACTGTTATCATGTCCCATCAAAGATGCCCAGGATTCTTACATAGAAAAAGGTGGCAGAATAAATAGTTAAGTCCCAAAGAGGACCTTTGTCAGAGCTCTCAGGGCCATATTTACAAGAGGCAATTATGTTTCATATTCTAAGTGAACACtcctgatttctttaattttgtgtcTTGCAGTTTCATTTTTGAAACCTTTGAATCTGGTCATTTGATTATTATATTTAGTATTATTGGTTCTTAAGTAACCAAgacataataaaactttttttttaaattcttatctcTTGTTGCtccttaaaattttatatagCGAGAGAAAAGATATGTTTGTGTGTGCTTGGAAAGCTTCAtgaattttcttctcattcttagATCATGTAGAGTCTAGATTCCCCCAGATTTTAGATAAGGACTCAgttgggaggggtgggagaagtGGTCAGGGGACAGAAAAGTCTTACTTGACCTGGTAACTTAACAAATTGGCTGACTCTGCTTCCGGCAAATgttgaaagctttttatttgccTTCCCTTTGGGGGATTTTTGTAAGCTTTCTAATTTTAGTATCCTTGATGTGGGaagaatatttctctttcttatgatcaCTGATGACCCCTTGTTAGCACTTAGAAAGCCAGTAGTAATCTTCAAAagtctccctcttttcctccctcccttctgtctttccttccccccagtgctccctcctcctctcttcctccctccttctcatccattcttccttccttctttctcttctttcaacaCATTGTGTACTAAATGCATACTAGGTTCCATGACTGATGGATACAAAGTTGAATGAGAGAGTCACAACCCCAATCCTCATGGAACCTAAGTCTAAAGACATTCCTTAAAATGTTTCAAacatttaggtgtttttttttccttaggtccAGCCataagttttgttattttaaattgttcttatagtttaaaattggaaaggaaggcatgggatttaaagattttttttctcaagtcatCTTTTCCCAGAAAAATCCCACTTTCTTTCCATGGTAATTCTATTCCTTGACTTCCATCATGTCATGGTATCATGATTATTTTGGTACTTCTCTAATCTTAACTTCCTTGTCTACTTTCTGCTGCTATAATTTCCTGTCTTCTAAAAGCCCTTGTAAACCTAGGTTCTACCCTTGGCTCATTCTTCTCATCACATGCATTACTTGGGTACTGTTATCTACTATCTTAGTTTCAACTAACACTGATACATCAATGTTCACCATACTCGATCTCCAACCTGACTTTCTTCtgatttgaattttgtttctctgtcttagTTGATATCTTTCATTACATCTTCTGGGGTTTTCAACAGATTGCTTATGGTATTCAGTCTGAGCTCCTTAACTTAACACACCGTAGTTGCCAGTATGTACCTCTCCAAcactattttctgtatctttctgaCTAAAACTATATGTCCTGTACATCCTGAATTTCTTCAGACCAAAAAtaatgatagctattattattcaaTCCCATATCTGTTAGCTCTTGCTGTGAAACAACCATGCAATCTCAGTaacataaaactatatatatatatatatatatatatatatatatatatatatatgtatatatatatgtgtgtgtgtgtgtgtgtgtgtttcaattgTTAGTTTATGGATCAGCTGGGGTGTACTTCTACTTTTAGTTGAGCTCATTTAACATCTGCAGTCAGCTTCAGGTGGATGGGTGGCTCT encodes the following:
- the LOC123602635 gene encoding olfactory receptor 4C11-like is translated as MNSSVTEFILFGLTQDAGKQKAIFGVFLILYLATLLGNFLILVTIKTSRTLGSPMYFFLFYLSFSDACLSTTIAPRLIVGAITQKNTISYNECMTQVFAAHFFGCLEIFVLILMAFDRYIAICKPLRYTTIMSQHVCSVLMILSWVGSCIHSSAQIFLALRLPFCGPNVIDHYFCDFQPLLKLACMDTYVINLLLVSNSGAICTVSFIILLISYVVILYSLRNHSAEGRRKALSTCTSHFIVVVLFFGPCIFIYTRPPTTFPIDKMVAVFYTIGTPLLNPLIYTLRNVEVKNAMKKLWCSKV